AGGAAACATATATTAGATAAATATCCGGTGTCTTTATGAAACAATGACTCTAAATTTCCTAGCGACAATATAGGTGAAACGTTAGAATTTAGTCCCATCAAACTGCCGACCAAAAACCTGGACACATACTTCTATTAAACCAAACTTCATGTAGGTATCATAGATTAGAAAAATGTTAGGTGTCTTCAAGTGGCGATGATTGCCAACAGCGTAGCTGTAGTACCTGTACACAACAAATTACCATAGTTAACCAAGTAATTCTTGAATCGCTACAATAGGTAGGGTGAGGGGCCCAGGCCAGCAAGCTATTAACAGAGCAAACGGTGTTATAGAGTGGAAGCTGCACctattttaaacaactaaataaagGTTACACTGGAACGAATGTAAGTAAAAAGGCATAAAGAAAGGGGTAACTATAATTAACGCAATTAATCATCCCACAGGGTTAAATGTGCTAAATCTGTACTAAGGTGCTAAGTAATGGGTAAAGCACAATTCTGTGTTACAGACAACACTGTCAATTAATTGCTTGTGACACTAAATTATTGGTAAATGTAGTCTACTAGAGTGATTGTTGGGATGTTGGATGAATTTATATCAGGCTAAGAAGAGATAGAGGAGTTGATAATTAATAAACATATAAACCTTACAAATGAATGGGTTAGTATTACCGCTACAAAGTTTCGTTGTGGTTGAAGAAAGTTTCTTTGTAAACAACATTTCATGTGTGTCCCTTCAACCGCTGCTCAGTGTCGTCAACCATGACTATTTTAAGACCATCAGGGGTTGTGACTCTTGAAAAAGGGACATATAGTTGACCGTGGCTAAATACCGGCTTAGGAAGGTAGAGACCCACCAAATTTAGGGATTGGCCCTGGCTTTTGTTAATCGTCATCGCATAACATGGCCTAACTGGAAATTGAATTAGTTGCATGACAAATGGCCATTTCAATTGTGCGGAAGTGACGACAATTCTGGGTATTATTGCCATATTACCTATATGAGATCCAGTAATGATGCGAGCTTGGAGTACAAACTTCTGAAAGGCGGTTATGATAAGTCGTGTTCCATTAAGCTTGGGTAGAGATTCCTCAATAACATTACCGGCTCCCCTATTTTTAACTTGAGCTTGTGAGGAGGCACACTTGGAAAATTGAGCTTGTTTAAAAAATTCCACTGGATATGATTGTTGCTGTTCGATGCTGTCAGTAGACCCCCTGAAAATTTCGTTAGAGCTTTTGAATGTCATTGTTTCACCTTGAAGCATCTTAAACATGTACTTGTTGATCTGATCTGCGTCATCATTTCTTGTGGTCAATATTGCCCTTTCCCGCAAATAGTCTTCATCTTCATGTCTTAATTTGAAATTTGGAAATATAGTATCAACAATTGTTTCAATTGGGTTTTTTTCGGATTGCAAATGAATTCATCAGGAATCTTTATCCATGATGGTTCATCCTCTCCATCTTTAGATGATGCAGGAACAGTACCATCACCCACATCGAGAACCCATTTATTGAATGCGTGTTTCCGAGCATCTATTTGACCGTTAGGAGTGTATGCGTTGACCCTCATAATGCATGACAGTGTATGGAGTTGGCAGAATTTCCACAAATCTAATCTATTGATGCAGGCCTGAACAACCTCTTGTCTTTTACCTTTTGGTATTACTGGGAGAATCTGTCTAAAGTCACCACCCAGTAAAATAGGCATACCGCCAAATAGCTTACCTCTGTTCGCCTCATTTTTAGAGCCCAAAATATCTCTCAGAGTTTTATCCAATGCTTCAAAAGCGTACGTTTGAGTCATAGAAGCTTCATCCCATATTATTAGCCTCGCTTCCTGAATTAGTGCCGCCAAATTTGTTTTTTGTTTTATATCACATGTACTATTTTCCATGAGTTCGAGGGGGATGACAAACCAGCTGTGTGCAGTCCGACCACCCGATAATAGTAATGAAGCGATGCTTGCAGTTGCTAGTTGTTAGATATTGTATAGATAGTGTAAAAAAATACATTCACTTAAAGAGTAAATAAAGAGTAAATAGAGTAACTGAACAACAGATAGTCTGTCATACAAAATTTTAACTATTATCGTTATAAGGCATAAGCATGTCAAATCGAACAGTATATACTGCATATcaaaataacgtttgaccatagCCATGATGATAGATAGAGGCATGACTCAGCATACTTGTTAGATAAACtaaagattatatataaatataaacatttgAGTGCATAGTAAACATATAAATACTCATTTTATATGGCACTATAACGTAAATGGTGACAAACCTAATGTCTTGGCATACTCATCTTAAACTTCACCACGTCTATCATAACCTTCAGTCAATCAAGTAAGTGTTTCACAAAACATACAATTTATAGTTTCACCTACAAATCTTCGCTATACGTAGCTTGGTGTTTAACCAAAGTTACTTATTTTTATTGATCCACaacagtttttttaaaaaaaaaaacattaattttttttaataattattggTGGCATCAAATGTACCTGATGATGCAACTTTAAGGACAACCATTTTCTCCGATCTTATGAAACACCACTAAGCATCACATTTTCAGTAACAGTAGTATATGATGGATGGTGAAAACCATAATCATTATATAAACATAAGTGCATGCATAGTGCACAGTAATTTATTGATAACCTCAAAACCATGAGGTAGATTACTGCAGATTATTCTGAATGCCAAACCAAAACACCAAAACTCAAATTGTTTCAAAAACCAAATTGAAAAACCAAAACCCTAATGCTGGGCAACAAACGCAACTC
The window above is part of the Rutidosis leptorrhynchoides isolate AG116_Rl617_1_P2 chromosome 1, CSIRO_AGI_Rlap_v1, whole genome shotgun sequence genome. Proteins encoded here:
- the LOC139871851 gene encoding uncharacterized protein; its protein translation is MENSTCDIKQKTNLAALIQEARLIIWDEASMTQTYAFEALDKTLRDILGSKNEANRGKLFGGMPILLGGDFRQILPVIPKGKRQEVVQACINRLDLWKFCQLHTLSCIMRVNAYTPNGQIDARKHAFNKWVLDVGDGTVPASSKDGEDEPSWIKIPDEFICNPKKTQLKQLLILYFQISN